A window of the Synechococcus sp. LTW-R genome harbors these coding sequences:
- a CDS encoding HAD family hydrolase has translation MAELLLRGTELGAIDAVLFDKDGTLSISEPQLFTLAEARVFLCLEQVSSERRETLKDLLQRAYGLRADGVCPAGITAVATRDHNLIATATALVQVGLGWPEALAIGEQVFAQADAVDARRSAASTTPTSSTTEGLVPWLEQLQAAGVRCAVISNDDMAGIEHFLAAHGLRSFFSGLWSAEHRPRKPDPAAVHGLCAELGVQPHRCALIGDANSDLHMAVAAGIPHPLALGYTAAWRTPPPLAEPHPLVHAWSELSVGPSPRLALN, from the coding sequence ATGGCTGAGCTCCTGTTGCGTGGCACGGAGCTTGGAGCCATTGATGCGGTGCTGTTCGACAAGGACGGCACCCTCAGCATTAGTGAGCCCCAGCTGTTCACCCTGGCGGAAGCCAGGGTTTTTCTCTGTCTGGAGCAGGTCAGCTCTGAGCGGCGCGAGACGCTCAAGGATTTGCTGCAACGGGCCTACGGCCTGCGGGCCGATGGCGTCTGCCCGGCTGGGATCACGGCGGTGGCGACCCGCGATCACAACCTGATCGCTACGGCGACGGCTCTGGTTCAAGTGGGTCTGGGCTGGCCTGAGGCGCTGGCCATCGGCGAGCAGGTGTTTGCCCAGGCCGATGCCGTGGATGCCCGCCGCTCAGCCGCGTCCACGACCCCGACGAGCTCCACCACCGAGGGGCTGGTGCCATGGCTCGAGCAATTGCAGGCGGCCGGTGTGCGTTGCGCCGTGATCAGCAACGACGACATGGCCGGCATTGAGCACTTTTTGGCCGCCCACGGTCTGCGCTCGTTCTTTTCGGGGCTTTGGAGCGCCGAGCACCGTCCCCGCAAACCCGACCCTGCAGCCGTCCATGGCCTCTGCGCCGAGCTGGGCGTTCAGCCGCATCGCTGTGCCCTGATCGGCGATGCCAACAGCGACCTACACATGGCCGTTGCTGCGGGAATTCCCCACCCCTTGGCCCTGGGCTACACCGCGGCTTGGCGCACCCCACCCCCCCTGGCGGAACCACATCCCCTGGTGCATGCCTGGAGCGAATTGAGCGTGGGACCGTCCCCTAGGTTGGCTCTCAACTAA